A region of the Candidatus Latescibacter sp. genome:
CTGCCTGGACGATGCTTTTCATGTCCATGATACCGGCGCCCACCGGGGCAAAGCTCCGCTTTTCATCGTTCGCCATATCCTTCATGTGGATCATAGGGCAGCGGGTCGAGTATTTGTTGATGAATGCCGCAGGGTCGGCGTTGGCGTACTGCACCCAGTAGACGTCCACTTCCGCCTGCACCAATTTCGGGTCGGAGGATTCGAGCAGATAGTCGATCAGGTATTTCCCATCAGCTTTTTCGAATTCGAAATTATGGTTGTGGTAGCAGAGCTGCATTCCGGATTTTTTTGCCGCCGCTCCGATTACAGAGAGTTTTTCACCGAACGCCTTGAACCCATCAGCTCCCTTGCCCCGCCATTCCTGGGGCATGGACGGGCAGACGATGTATTCATTTCCGATGGCCAGGTTGAAATCGATGATCGCGGAAAGGTTCTTTGACAGCCCGTCATATCCTTCGTGCGACCCGGCGCAGTTGAGGCCGAGATCATCGAGAAGCTTTTTCACTTCTTTGGCCGAAAGGCCGCCAAATCCCGCGAACTCCACCGAATCATAGCCGATCTCGGCCACTTTCTTCAACGTCCCGGCGAAATCTTTCCCGGCCAGGTC
Encoded here:
- a CDS encoding sugar phosphate isomerase/epimerase, with product MKKDEITRRDFTGKLAAGALFGIGGLMASHSTESEAQKGKQTPVGLQLYTVRDLAGKDFAGTLKKVAEIGYDSVEFAGFGGLSAKEVKKLLDDLGLNCAGSHEGYDGLSKNLSAIIDFNLAIGNEYIVCPSMPQEWRGKGADGFKAFGEKLSVIGAAAKKSGMQLCYHNHNFEFEKADGKYLIDYLLESSDPKLVQAEVDVYWVQYANADPAAFINKYSTRCPMIHMKDMANDEKRSFAPVGAGIMDMKSIVQAARKAKVTRYIVEQDTAKGPVLEAIEISLKNMRELLKQG